From Micromonospora sp. NBC_01699, a single genomic window includes:
- a CDS encoding GuaB3 family IMP dehydrogenase-related protein, which translates to MRDVVEIGLGKTAQRGYHLDDIAIVPSRRTRDVDDVSTAWQLDAYPFRIPCVGHPSDATMSPSSAAALGRLGGLGVLNVEGLWTRYEDPTKILEELSGLGEDSNATRRLQEVYAEPIRPELITERVRQMREGGGTVAVRVSPQHTLALAPVILDAGVDILVIQGTLVSAEHVSTTDEPLNLKEFIADLDLPVVVGGCTDYKTALHLMRTGAAGVIVGLGGDEWSTTESVLGIRVPMATAIADAAAARRDYLDETGGRYVHLIADGDLRTSGDIAKALGCGADAVMLGEPLSLCDEAPAAGAWWHPAASHPDLPRGAFGVAEESLGSMERLLYGPADEPDGQQNLFGGLRRAMAKCGYRDLKEFQKVGLVLDLER; encoded by the coding sequence ATGCGTGACGTGGTCGAAATCGGGCTGGGTAAAACCGCGCAGCGCGGTTACCACCTGGACGACATCGCGATCGTGCCGAGCCGTCGTACCCGGGACGTGGACGACGTGTCCACGGCCTGGCAGCTCGACGCCTACCCGTTCCGGATCCCCTGCGTGGGGCACCCCTCGGACGCCACCATGAGCCCGAGTTCGGCCGCCGCCCTCGGCCGGCTCGGCGGTCTCGGCGTGCTCAACGTCGAAGGTCTCTGGACCCGGTACGAGGACCCGACCAAGATCCTGGAGGAGCTGAGCGGGCTCGGCGAGGACTCGAACGCCACCCGCCGCCTCCAGGAGGTCTACGCCGAGCCGATCCGGCCGGAGCTGATCACCGAGCGGGTCCGGCAGATGCGCGAGGGCGGCGGCACGGTGGCCGTACGGGTCTCGCCGCAGCACACCCTGGCCCTCGCCCCGGTGATCCTCGACGCGGGCGTCGACATCCTGGTCATCCAGGGCACGCTCGTCTCGGCGGAGCACGTCTCCACCACCGACGAGCCGCTCAACCTCAAGGAGTTCATCGCCGACCTCGACCTGCCGGTGGTCGTCGGCGGCTGCACCGACTACAAGACCGCGCTGCACCTGATGCGTACCGGAGCGGCCGGCGTGATCGTCGGCCTCGGCGGCGACGAGTGGTCGACCACCGAGTCGGTGCTCGGCATCCGGGTGCCGATGGCGACCGCGATCGCGGACGCCGCCGCGGCCCGCCGGGACTACCTCGACGAGACCGGTGGCCGGTACGTCCACCTGATCGCCGATGGTGACCTGCGTACCTCCGGGGACATCGCGAAGGCGCTCGGCTGCGGGGCCGACGCGGTGATGCTCGGCGAGCCGCTGTCGCTCTGCGACGAGGCCCCGGCCGCCGGTGCCTGGTGGCACCCGGCCGCCAGCCACCCGGACCTGCCGCGCGGCGCGTTCGGCGTGGCCGAGGAGTCGCTCGGTTCGATGGAGCGGCTGCTCTACGGTCCGGCCGACGAGCCGGACGGGCAGCAGAACCTCTTCGGCGGGCTGCGCCGGGCGATGGCCAAGTGCGGGTACCGCGACCTGAAGGAGTTCCAGAAGGTTGGCCTCGTGCTCGACCTGGAGCGGTAA
- a CDS encoding DUF5319 domain-containing protein — MHDEPIDPFNGDPADPSAGLDDPAEDAQLDPLSEVERQDVLEDLADLEIYQALLGPTGVRGLVIECEDCHEPHYFDWDLLRGNLRHLLSSGRPRVHEPAFDPDPDHYVTWEYARGYADGVHDTLAEGTDDEEEPSS, encoded by the coding sequence GTGCACGACGAGCCGATCGACCCGTTCAACGGCGACCCCGCCGATCCGTCGGCCGGGCTCGACGACCCCGCCGAGGATGCCCAGCTCGACCCGCTCTCCGAGGTCGAGCGGCAGGATGTCCTCGAAGACCTCGCCGACCTGGAGATCTACCAGGCGTTGCTGGGGCCGACCGGAGTCCGGGGCCTGGTGATCGAGTGCGAGGACTGCCACGAGCCGCACTACTTCGACTGGGATCTGCTCCGGGGCAACCTGCGGCACCTGCTCAGCTCCGGCCGGCCCAGGGTGCACGAGCCGGCCTTCGATCCGGACCCCGACCACTATGTGACCTGGGAATATGCCCGAGGTTACGCCGACGGGGTGCACGACACCCTGGCCGAGGGGACCGACGACGAGGAAGAGCCGTCGAGCTGA
- the guaB gene encoding IMP dehydrogenase: MDNSPTNDLPSGSGDADQFGGLMPELPSGSARAVPLGLTFDDVLLQPAESDIVPSKVNTLTRMTRNVSIAIPLLSSPMDTVTEGRMAIAMARQGGIGVLHRNLSIEDQALQVDLVKRSEAGMVTNPITCSPEHTLRDVDSLCGRYRISGVPVTDADGLLVGIVTNRDMRFVTDGDTPVRDIMTRMPLVTATVGVSKDEALELLRQHKVEKLPIVDGNGRLRGLITVKDFAKSEQFPNASKDNAGRLRVAAAVGVGEDSYKRARTLVEAGVDVLIVDTAHGHQRAVLDMVTRLKKDTTVDVIGGNVATFSGAKALVEAGADAVKVGVGPGAICTTRVVAGVGVPQITAIMEAVRACRPAGVPVIADGGIQYSGDIAKAMVAGADTVMLGSLLAGCEESPGDLLIINGKQYKAYRGMGSLGAMQSRGQARSYSKDRYFQQDVTSEEKLVPEGVEGQVPYRGPLVSVAHQLIGGLRLAMGYVGAESIPELHRRGQLIRITAAGLKESHPHDIQMTVEAPNYHTR, encoded by the coding sequence GTGGACAATTCACCCACCAACGATCTTCCGTCGGGCAGCGGCGACGCCGACCAATTCGGCGGGCTCATGCCCGAACTGCCCTCCGGTTCCGCCCGCGCGGTGCCGCTCGGGCTCACCTTCGACGACGTGCTGTTGCAGCCCGCCGAGTCGGACATCGTGCCCAGCAAGGTGAACACGCTCACCCGGATGACCCGCAACGTCTCCATCGCCATCCCGCTGCTGTCCAGCCCGATGGACACGGTCACCGAGGGCCGGATGGCGATCGCCATGGCCCGGCAGGGCGGCATCGGCGTACTGCACCGCAATCTCTCGATCGAGGACCAGGCGCTCCAGGTCGACCTGGTCAAGCGGTCCGAGGCCGGCATGGTGACCAACCCGATCACCTGTAGCCCGGAACACACCCTGCGGGACGTTGACTCGCTCTGCGGCCGGTACCGGATCTCCGGCGTGCCGGTCACCGACGCCGACGGGCTGCTGGTCGGCATCGTCACCAACCGGGACATGCGCTTCGTCACCGACGGCGACACCCCGGTCCGCGACATCATGACCCGGATGCCGCTGGTCACCGCGACCGTCGGGGTCTCCAAGGACGAGGCGCTGGAACTGCTGCGCCAGCACAAGGTCGAGAAGCTGCCGATCGTCGACGGCAACGGCCGGCTGCGCGGGCTGATCACCGTCAAGGACTTCGCCAAGAGCGAGCAGTTCCCGAACGCCAGCAAGGACAACGCCGGCCGGCTGCGGGTAGCGGCGGCGGTCGGGGTCGGCGAGGACTCGTACAAGCGGGCCCGGACCCTGGTCGAGGCCGGTGTCGACGTACTGATCGTGGACACCGCGCACGGCCACCAGCGGGCCGTGCTGGACATGGTGACCCGGCTGAAGAAGGACACCACGGTCGACGTGATCGGCGGCAACGTGGCCACCTTCTCCGGGGCGAAGGCCCTGGTCGAGGCGGGTGCCGACGCGGTCAAGGTCGGCGTCGGGCCGGGCGCCATCTGCACCACCCGGGTGGTGGCCGGGGTCGGCGTGCCGCAGATCACCGCGATCATGGAGGCTGTCCGGGCCTGCCGCCCGGCCGGGGTTCCGGTCATCGCCGACGGCGGCATTCAATACTCGGGCGACATCGCCAAGGCGATGGTCGCCGGCGCCGACACGGTGATGCTCGGCAGCCTGCTCGCCGGCTGCGAGGAAAGCCCCGGCGACCTGCTCATCATCAACGGCAAGCAGTACAAGGCGTACCGGGGGATGGGGTCGCTGGGTGCCATGCAGTCGCGTGGCCAGGCCCGGTCGTACTCCAAGGACCGCTACTTCCAGCAGGACGTGACCAGCGAGGAGAAGCTGGTCCCGGAGGGCGTCGAGGGTCAGGTGCCGTACCGGGGCCCGCTGGTCTCCGTCGCCCACCAGCTCATCGGCGGGCTGCGGCTCGCGATGGGGTACGTCGGCGCGGAGAGCATCCCCGAGCTGCACCGCCGTGGCCAGCTCATCCGGATCACCGCGGCCGGGCTCAAGGAGAGCCACCCGCACGACATCCAGATGACCGTCGAGGCACCGAACTACCACACCCGCTGA
- a CDS encoding NUDIX hydrolase translates to MTPALEPIRRIAAYAVCTDSEDQVLLVRASSRSGTPGVWSLPGGAVDHGEDPNHTVVRETAAETGLSVSVSGLIDVLADMRSLPQRGVTIHTDRLLYRVSVRGGTLCDRIGQPTDLARWHSLDEAKSLPLRPFTARALELPPGPIDLCPEEAPDFPSFNAVPGPDGLHRAQRFAAYAVATDPAGRVLLTRVADGYPGAGCWHLPGGGTDYGEQPGAALIRELVEETGQRGRLIELLGVASHRDAASLGPEGYPIDWHGVRAFYRVAVDAPAPPTVGDVGGSTSEARWFGPDELAALPAERLTEVTAEAVQAARRA, encoded by the coding sequence GTGACCCCTGCGCTGGAGCCGATTCGTAGGATCGCGGCCTACGCCGTTTGTACAGATTCCGAGGACCAGGTGCTGCTCGTACGCGCCTCGTCCCGGTCCGGCACGCCCGGAGTGTGGTCGCTGCCGGGCGGTGCGGTCGACCACGGCGAGGACCCCAACCACACGGTGGTACGCGAGACCGCGGCCGAGACCGGACTGTCGGTTTCGGTCTCCGGGCTGATCGACGTGCTGGCCGACATGCGCTCCCTGCCGCAGCGCGGTGTCACCATCCACACCGACCGGCTGCTCTACCGGGTCTCGGTCCGGGGCGGCACACTCTGCGACCGGATCGGCCAGCCGACCGACCTGGCCCGCTGGCACAGCCTGGACGAGGCGAAGTCGCTGCCACTGCGCCCGTTCACCGCCCGTGCGCTGGAGCTGCCGCCGGGCCCGATCGACCTCTGCCCGGAGGAGGCACCCGACTTCCCGTCGTTCAACGCGGTGCCGGGCCCGGACGGGCTGCACCGCGCGCAGCGCTTCGCCGCGTACGCGGTGGCCACCGACCCGGCCGGCCGGGTGCTGCTGACCCGGGTGGCGGACGGCTATCCGGGGGCCGGTTGCTGGCACCTGCCCGGTGGCGGGACCGACTACGGCGAGCAGCCGGGCGCGGCGCTGATCCGCGAACTGGTCGAGGAGACCGGCCAGCGCGGGCGCCTGATCGAGCTGCTCGGGGTGGCGAGTCACCGGGACGCCGCCTCACTGGGGCCGGAGGGCTACCCGATCGACTGGCACGGCGTACGGGCCTTCTACCGGGTCGCGGTCGACGCGCCCGCGCCGCCGACCGTCGGCGACGTCGGCGGATCCACCTCCGAGGCGCGCTGGTTCGGGCCGGACGAGTTGGCCGCCCTGCCCGCCGAGCGGCTCACCGAGGTGACCGCCGAGGCCGTCCAGGCCGCCCGCCGCGCCTGA
- a CDS encoding CDP-alcohol phosphatidyltransferase family protein, translating to MRRGGAFARQVLLVRVARRDDERGGSTATVTRPEHHHPGDRRTPFRRRYGIDRRTEAEFESVVPVSPALGPMTPVDDASTSMAIPLLPGERTVARRVKFALVNGCTLASLTLGMLAIFLAMRGDERIAAFCLIACVVFDGLDGALARRLGVASPFGAQMDSLADMCSFGLAAPVVVYASLSGSVSTPAAAVACALVAACAAVRLARFNVSPKDGRFFCGVPTTMAAAVLALVVLIGLPVSGTVQVAGVGLLAFAMVSSFPYAKLARLVKLPPWVWLAPVIGALVDIRLTFAVLVVGYLASGPLLWWRQRGTAAAAFDR from the coding sequence CTGCGCCGGGGCGGCGCGTTCGCCAGGCAGGTGCTTCTCGTCCGGGTCGCACGTCGGGACGACGAGCGGGGTGGCTCGACCGCCACCGTGACCCGGCCCGAGCACCACCACCCCGGTGACCGCCGCACCCCGTTCCGCAGGCGGTATGGCATCGACCGGCGGACCGAGGCGGAGTTCGAGTCGGTAGTGCCGGTCAGTCCCGCGCTCGGGCCGATGACCCCGGTCGACGACGCGAGCACCTCGATGGCCATCCCGCTGCTGCCCGGCGAGCGCACGGTCGCCCGTCGGGTCAAGTTCGCGCTGGTCAACGGCTGCACCCTGGCCAGCCTGACGCTCGGCATGCTGGCGATCTTCCTGGCCATGCGTGGTGACGAGCGGATCGCGGCGTTCTGCCTGATCGCCTGCGTGGTCTTCGACGGGCTCGACGGGGCGCTGGCCCGCCGGCTCGGGGTGGCCAGCCCGTTCGGCGCCCAGATGGACTCGCTGGCCGACATGTGCTCGTTCGGCCTGGCCGCACCCGTGGTGGTCTACGCCTCGCTGTCCGGCTCGGTCTCGACCCCGGCCGCCGCGGTCGCCTGCGCCCTGGTCGCCGCCTGTGCCGCGGTCCGGTTGGCCCGGTTCAACGTCTCACCCAAGGACGGGCGGTTCTTCTGCGGGGTGCCGACCACGATGGCCGCCGCGGTGCTCGCCCTGGTGGTTCTGATCGGGCTGCCGGTTTCCGGCACGGTCCAGGTCGCCGGGGTCGGGCTGCTCGCCTTCGCGATGGTCTCCAGCTTCCCGTACGCCAAGCTCGCCCGGCTGGTCAAGCTGCCGCCGTGGGTGTGGCTGGCGCCGGTGATCGGCGCGCTCGTCGACATCCGGCTCACCTTCGCGGTACTGGTCGTCGGCTACCTGGCCAGCGGCCCGCTGCTCTGGTGGCGCCAGCGCGGCACGGCCGCGGCCGCGTTCGACCGATAG
- the guaA gene encoding glutamine-hydrolyzing GMP synthase: MSTPRPVLVVDFGAQYAQLIARRVREAKVYSEIVAHSMPVAEMLARDPAAIILSGGPSSVYAAGAPQVDPKLFDAGVPIFGICYGFQAMAQALGGTVAQTGGREFGGTALSPAAEAGVLLRGLPAELSVWMSHGDCVTEAPAGFAVTAGSAGAPVAAFEDLVGRRAGVQFHPEVGHTAHGQTVLTRFLYDVAGIEPTWTPANIIDEQVAAIRARVGDREVICGLSGGVDSAVAAALVHRAVGDQLTCVFVDHGLLRAGEAEQVEQDYVAATGIKLKVVDAADRFLDALAGVIDPEQKRKIIGREFIRVFEAAAREVAAAGDVEFLVQGTLYPDVVESGGGTGTANIKSHHNVGGLPDDLKFALVEPLRTLFKDEVRALGVALGLPEEMVWRHPFPGPGLAIRIIGAVDRERLDLLRAADLIAREELTASGLDRDVWQFPVVLLADVRSVGVQGDGRSYGHPVVLRPVSSEDAMTADWSRLPYDLIGRISTRITNEVPEVNRVVLDVTSKPPGTIEWE, encoded by the coding sequence ATGAGCACGCCGCGCCCCGTCCTTGTGGTTGACTTCGGAGCCCAGTACGCCCAGCTCATCGCCCGTCGGGTACGGGAGGCGAAGGTCTACTCCGAGATCGTTGCGCACTCCATGCCGGTGGCCGAGATGCTGGCCCGGGATCCCGCGGCGATCATCCTCTCCGGTGGTCCTTCGAGTGTCTACGCGGCCGGTGCGCCGCAGGTCGACCCGAAGCTGTTCGACGCCGGGGTGCCGATCTTCGGTATCTGCTACGGCTTCCAGGCGATGGCGCAGGCGCTCGGCGGCACGGTGGCGCAGACCGGTGGCCGGGAGTTCGGCGGCACCGCGTTGAGCCCGGCGGCCGAGGCCGGGGTGCTGCTGCGTGGGCTGCCGGCCGAGCTGTCGGTCTGGATGAGCCACGGTGACTGTGTGACCGAGGCGCCGGCCGGCTTCGCGGTGACCGCCGGCTCCGCCGGGGCGCCGGTGGCCGCGTTCGAGGACCTGGTGGGTCGTCGGGCCGGGGTGCAGTTCCACCCGGAGGTCGGGCACACCGCGCACGGCCAGACCGTGCTGACCCGCTTCCTCTACGACGTCGCCGGGATCGAGCCGACCTGGACGCCGGCCAACATCATCGACGAGCAGGTGGCCGCGATCCGGGCCCGGGTGGGTGACCGGGAGGTCATCTGCGGGCTGTCCGGCGGGGTCGACTCGGCGGTGGCCGCGGCGCTGGTCCACCGGGCCGTCGGTGACCAGCTCACCTGCGTCTTCGTGGACCACGGGCTGCTGCGGGCCGGTGAGGCCGAGCAGGTGGAGCAGGACTACGTGGCCGCGACCGGCATCAAGCTGAAGGTGGTCGACGCGGCCGACCGGTTCCTCGACGCGCTGGCCGGGGTCATCGACCCGGAGCAGAAGCGCAAGATCATCGGTCGGGAGTTCATCCGGGTCTTCGAGGCCGCCGCCCGCGAGGTGGCCGCCGCCGGGGACGTGGAGTTCCTGGTCCAGGGCACGCTCTACCCGGACGTGGTGGAGTCCGGCGGCGGCACCGGCACCGCCAACATCAAGTCCCACCACAACGTCGGCGGCCTGCCGGACGACCTGAAGTTCGCGCTGGTCGAGCCGCTGCGCACGCTGTTCAAGGACGAGGTCCGGGCCCTCGGGGTGGCGCTCGGGCTGCCCGAGGAGATGGTCTGGCGGCACCCGTTCCCCGGTCCGGGGCTGGCCATCCGGATCATCGGCGCGGTCGACCGCGAGCGGCTCGACCTGCTCCGCGCCGCCGACCTGATCGCCCGCGAGGAGCTGACCGCGTCCGGCCTGGACCGCGACGTCTGGCAGTTCCCGGTGGTGCTGCTCGCCGACGTACGCAGCGTCGGGGTGCAGGGCGACGGGCGCAGCTACGGTCATCCGGTGGTGCTGCGCCCGGTCTCCAGCGAGGACGCGATGACCGCCGACTGGTCCCGCCTGCCCTACGACCTGATCGGCCGGATCTCCACCCGGATCACCAACGAGGTTCCCGAGGTGAACCGGGTGGTGCTCGACGTCACCAGCAAGCCGCCGGGCACCATCGAGTGGGAATAG
- a CDS encoding LCP family protein gives MADGGQHRAVADEPDTSTDRTPGGWRSRRRISWAAGIVVAVLLIAGAAVMTNALRGSGTADPAALRPDPSGSAPAFGPTATPSPTPEPGAGLTGPLNLLLVGVDTRISDPDWEPHADAVLIMHVTKELDRAYLFSLPRDLVVDIPPFAKAKFGGQRTKLTHAMSYGSRSADGKTKPSATQGLELVETTVSRYTGIAAWDASAVLTFDGFDNLVDALGGVDLNIDQRVASQHRQPNGEHRPGNAGGDGYAGPQMVYEQGQRHLNGWQALDYSRQRYITGGDYARQRHQQQLIKAIIGRVVSEQLARDPNRLEQVIRALGETLVFSGRGQRVIDFAFALSGLRPEAITLVGLPGASVGKGGSYRGEQLTQAGTRFLTELRAGRVDAYLAANPKLVVTQ, from the coding sequence ATGGCGGACGGCGGACAGCACCGGGCGGTCGCGGACGAACCCGACACCAGCACAGACCGTACGCCGGGCGGCTGGCGCAGCCGGCGCCGGATCAGTTGGGCGGCCGGGATCGTGGTCGCCGTACTCCTGATCGCCGGCGCCGCCGTGATGACCAACGCCCTGCGCGGCTCCGGGACGGCCGACCCCGCCGCGTTACGGCCCGACCCGAGCGGATCGGCGCCGGCGTTCGGCCCGACCGCCACGCCCAGTCCCACCCCCGAACCGGGGGCCGGGCTGACCGGGCCGCTCAACCTGCTGCTCGTCGGTGTCGACACCCGGATCAGCGACCCGGACTGGGAGCCGCACGCGGACGCCGTACTGATCATGCACGTGACGAAGGAACTGGACCGGGCGTACCTGTTCTCCCTGCCCCGGGACCTGGTGGTCGACATCCCGCCGTTCGCCAAGGCGAAGTTCGGCGGCCAACGGACCAAACTGACCCACGCGATGAGCTACGGCAGCCGGTCCGCCGACGGCAAGACCAAGCCGAGCGCGACCCAGGGGCTCGAACTGGTCGAGACGACGGTCAGCCGCTACACCGGGATCGCCGCCTGGGACGCGAGCGCCGTACTCACCTTCGACGGGTTCGACAACCTGGTCGACGCGCTCGGCGGGGTCGACCTCAACATCGACCAGCGGGTCGCCTCCCAACACCGCCAGCCCAACGGCGAGCACCGGCCGGGCAACGCCGGCGGGGACGGGTACGCCGGCCCGCAGATGGTCTACGAGCAGGGCCAACGGCACCTCAACGGTTGGCAGGCGCTGGACTACTCCCGGCAGCGGTACATCACCGGCGGCGACTACGCCCGCCAGCGCCACCAGCAGCAGCTCATCAAGGCGATCATCGGGCGGGTGGTCAGCGAACAGCTCGCCCGCGACCCGAACCGGCTCGAACAGGTGATCCGGGCGCTCGGCGAGACGCTCGTCTTCAGCGGGCGGGGCCAGCGGGTGATCGACTTCGCGTTCGCGCTCAGCGGGTTGCGCCCCGAGGCGATCACCCTGGTCGGGCTGCCCGGCGCGTCGGTCGGCAAGGGCGGGTCGTACCGGGGCGAACAGCTCACCCAGGCCGGCACCCGGTTCCTCACCGAGTTGCGCGCCGGACGGGTGGACGCGTACCTGGCGGCCAATCCCAAACTCGTGGTCACCCAGTAG
- a CDS encoding M1 family metallopeptidase, giving the protein MVGARPAAILAATVAGVLVLAAGCTGSDGAGSSRAGRNFQPGADGVGDPYFPRYGNGGYDVANYALRVRYDPADDRLSGTATITATATADLSRFNLDLVGLTVNKVVVDGARSDYRHDDGELVITPKRGLARDDRFTVEVDYDGLPAPINSPDLGEGGFMATEDGAIALGQPESASTWFPVNDHPADKASYDIAITVPGELAALSNGVPGERSTADGWTTWRWSERTPMASYLATLVIGDYRVETGTHDGKPLVTAVAASLPEDGPAQRSLDRTGEIADFLGTRFGPYPFESYGGIALNDRRIGYALETQSRPVYGPAFFTSGPNDTVVAHELAHQWFGDSVSVRRWSDLWLNEGFATYAEWLWTEHDGGITAQQSFDRAYADTDWAKPALDPGRSALFGRPVYQRGALAVHALRVTLGDEAFFRLLKTWTAEKRNGSVVTADLVTVAERVAGRTLSPLFDAWLAGTTAPPPPPPVS; this is encoded by the coding sequence GTGGTCGGCGCGCGCCCGGCCGCCATCCTCGCGGCGACGGTGGCCGGTGTGCTGGTGCTCGCCGCCGGCTGCACCGGGTCGGACGGCGCGGGGTCGTCGCGGGCCGGGCGGAACTTCCAACCGGGCGCCGACGGGGTCGGCGACCCCTACTTCCCCCGCTACGGCAATGGCGGCTACGACGTGGCCAACTATGCCCTGAGGGTGCGCTACGACCCGGCCGACGACCGGTTGTCCGGCACCGCCACCATCACCGCGACCGCCACCGCCGACCTGTCCCGGTTCAACCTTGACCTGGTCGGGCTGACGGTGAACAAGGTGGTGGTGGACGGCGCCCGGTCGGACTACCGGCACGACGACGGCGAACTGGTGATCACCCCGAAGCGGGGCCTGGCCCGGGACGACCGGTTCACCGTCGAGGTGGACTACGACGGCCTGCCGGCCCCGATCAACAGCCCCGACCTCGGCGAGGGCGGTTTCATGGCCACCGAGGACGGCGCGATCGCGCTCGGCCAGCCAGAGTCGGCGAGCACCTGGTTCCCGGTCAACGACCACCCGGCGGACAAGGCCAGCTACGACATAGCGATCACCGTGCCGGGCGAGTTGGCCGCACTGAGCAACGGCGTACCGGGGGAGCGGTCCACCGCCGACGGCTGGACCACCTGGCGCTGGTCCGAACGGACGCCGATGGCGAGTTACCTGGCCACCCTGGTGATCGGGGACTATCGGGTGGAGACCGGCACGCACGACGGCAAGCCGCTGGTGACGGCGGTGGCGGCGAGCCTGCCCGAGGACGGACCGGCGCAGCGGTCGCTGGACCGCACCGGTGAGATCGCCGACTTCCTCGGCACCCGGTTCGGCCCCTACCCGTTCGAGTCGTACGGCGGCATAGCGCTCAACGACCGCCGGATCGGGTACGCGTTGGAAACCCAGTCCCGGCCGGTCTACGGCCCGGCGTTCTTCACCTCCGGCCCGAACGACACGGTGGTCGCCCACGAGCTGGCTCACCAGTGGTTCGGTGACAGTGTCTCGGTGCGCCGGTGGAGCGACCTGTGGCTCAACGAGGGCTTCGCCACCTACGCGGAGTGGCTCTGGACCGAACACGACGGTGGCATCACCGCGCAGCAGTCGTTCGACCGGGCGTACGCGGACACGGACTGGGCGAAGCCGGCCCTCGATCCGGGTCGATCGGCGCTGTTCGGGCGGCCGGTGTACCAGCGCGGCGCGCTGGCCGTACACGCGTTGCGGGTGACCCTCGGCGACGAGGCGTTCTTCCGGCTGCTGAAGACCTGGACCGCCGAGAAGCGCAACGGCAGCGTGGTCACCGCCGATCTGGTGACCGTCGCCGAGCGGGTCGCCGGTCGTACGCTGAGCCCGCTCTTCGACGCCTGGCTCGCCGGCACGACCGCCCCGCCGCCGCCACCCCCGGTCTCCTGA
- a CDS encoding PspC domain-containing protein, with the protein MGGPQFQVPYRQLRRPVTDRMLAGVASGLGRYFAVDPTLVRVVFAVAVLLTGGVALLAYPIMWFLMPAEPAGAPAWPHPAPGWQPPAPGAGPVTPSA; encoded by the coding sequence TTGGGAGGCCCGCAGTTTCAGGTGCCGTACCGGCAGCTGCGGCGGCCGGTGACCGATCGGATGCTGGCCGGCGTCGCCAGTGGGCTGGGGCGTTACTTCGCCGTGGACCCGACCCTGGTCCGGGTCGTCTTCGCGGTGGCCGTGCTGCTCACCGGTGGCGTGGCGCTGCTGGCGTACCCGATCATGTGGTTTCTGATGCCGGCCGAGCCGGCCGGCGCACCCGCCTGGCCGCACCCCGCGCCGGGCTGGCAGCCGCCGGCTCCCGGCGCCGGTCCGGTCACGCCGTCGGCGTGA
- a CDS encoding NUDIX hydrolase, with product MRRRRIGAYGLCRDDDGRVLLTRSSKTADVAGIWQLPGDGVEHGEHPADALVREFTEETGLRVEIVEVRAVLAEVSRLGGPDTDVHTDRVVYEVRPIGGTLRAESDGSTDLAAWVSPAELTGLPLMPFTAELLGQPVTPLPEPPPGAVRRPLPPLPPDSGQRFAAYGLVTDPAGRVLLALIADGYPGAGSWHLPGGGTDHGEQPATGLLRELVEEAGQLGRVTGLIDVTHLHSPAARGPEGRPMNWHSVRAIYRVEVDVPTEARVTEAPGGSTAEAAWFPVGETAALPLTDVAVLALGRLGR from the coding sequence ATGCGGCGGCGACGGATCGGGGCGTACGGGCTGTGCCGGGACGACGACGGACGGGTGCTGCTCACCCGGTCGTCGAAGACCGCCGACGTCGCCGGAATCTGGCAGCTGCCCGGCGACGGGGTGGAGCACGGCGAGCACCCGGCGGACGCGCTGGTCCGGGAGTTCACCGAGGAGACCGGCCTGCGGGTCGAGATCGTCGAGGTACGCGCGGTGCTGGCCGAGGTGAGCCGGCTCGGCGGCCCCGACACCGACGTGCACACCGACCGGGTCGTCTACGAGGTCCGACCGATCGGCGGCACGCTGCGTGCCGAGTCGGACGGCAGCACCGACCTGGCGGCCTGGGTGTCGCCGGCGGAGCTGACCGGGTTGCCGCTGATGCCGTTCACCGCCGAACTGCTCGGTCAGCCGGTCACCCCACTGCCGGAGCCGCCACCCGGTGCGGTACGCCGCCCGCTGCCGCCGCTGCCGCCCGACTCCGGCCAGCGGTTCGCCGCGTACGGGTTGGTGACCGACCCGGCCGGCCGGGTGCTGCTGGCGCTGATCGCGGACGGCTATCCGGGCGCCGGCAGTTGGCACCTGCCCGGTGGCGGTACCGACCACGGCGAGCAGCCGGCCACCGGGTTGCTCCGCGAACTGGTGGAGGAGGCGGGGCAGCTCGGCCGGGTGACCGGTCTGATCGATGTCACGCACCTGCACAGTCCCGCCGCCCGTGGGCCGGAGGGCCGGCCGATGAACTGGCACAGCGTACGGGCGATCTACCGGGTCGAGGTGGACGTGCCGACCGAGGCGCGGGTGACCGAGGCGCCGGGCGGGTCGACGGCCGAGGCGGCGTGGTTCCCGGTGGGCGAGACGGCGGCGCTGCCGCTGACCGACGTCGCGGTCCTGGCACTGGGGCGGCTGGGCAGGTGA